Genomic window (Spiroplasma sabaudiense Ar-1343):
CACTTTTACCATCTAAATGATGAGCTTCATCAAAATAAATTACTCCAAAATCATTTGGTTCTAACTTTTTTTGGTCAATAAGATTATTTAAACTTTTATCAACCACAAATAAATGGTTACTTTTTAATTCCTTTGGATTCGGAGTTAAGCCTCCCTTAATTAAAGTGGTATTTGTTAATTTCAAGATTTTTTCAAAAGTAGCTTTAGCATTAATAACAATTTCTTGACGATGAGAAATAAATAAGATCCTTTGATTAGCCAATTTTTTTATAATTTCTTGGTACATGAAGGCTGCTAAATAAGTCTTGCCAGTCCCGGTTGGTAAGACAATCAAGTTTTCGGGCTGATTAAGTTTTTTAAAAACATCAATAACCTCTTCTTGATAGGGGAGTGGTTTAAATACCTCAGCTTTAATGACTTGATGATTATCTAATTTCATAAAATCAGTTGGGTCTAATTCGCTAAAATTAATCCATCCATAACGATTATCACAATCATCTCACATGTAGTCAAAGTGATTGTTTAATACCTGAGCTTCCTTATTTTTAACAAAAGAAAAGTTAATTTTTCCGCTTGTTAGTCCTTTGTTGGTCATGTTACTAGAACCTGAAAATTGCATAGATGCCTTCTTTAGTATTAAAGACATAAACTTTCATATGAATCGGGCTTTGGTTATTGATTACTTGAACCTTGATATGGGTATTATTAAATTTATTAATTTGATATAAATCATCAATATTAAAAGAGCTAGCCGCTTTATTACAGGTAGTTGTTAAAATTTGTAACTTTCCATTATTGGCAAAGAAACTTTCAAATTCTTCATAAAAGAGGTTAAAAGCTTGTTTGGTAATAAAGGGTGAAATTATCTTCATTTCGTGGCTTTTTGTAATTAAATCCTTAAAAGTTTTAATTAATTCTTTATGTTCTAAATCTGTAAATATCATAATAATTCCTCTATGGATATTATACTATTAATATATAAATTAAGGTTTTTATATTTCGCGAATATATTGCTTTTTTTATAAAAAAATAATAAAATAAATTTATTAATAAACCAATTTGAATAAAATTTCTAGAGGAAAATAAAAATGAAGAAAAATGAATTAGGTCAATTCTTTACAGTTAAAAGTAGTTGAATTACTAAGCCGGTACTAGATTTTATTAAGGAAAATACAAAAAAAAGAAATATAATTTTAGATCCTTTTGCGGGACAAGGTGATTTATTTGAGTCATTAAGAGGCAGATTAAAAAGAGAGGATTTATATTTTTTAGGTTTTGACATAGATAAAGACCTTAAATGAACTATTAACGACAGTCTTGAAAGAATACCTTTAACACAAGAGGAGAATACTTTTATTGTGACCAATCCACCTTATTTGGCAAAGAATAGCTGTAAAAGAAATGGTTATGAAAGAACATATGAAAATTACTTTGAAAAGTCCGAATGAACAGACCTCTATTTAATAGCAATGCAAAGAATGGTGGATTTAAAAATTCCGGGAGTTGCGATTGTTCCAGAAACTTTTATTAATTCAAAATTTTCTAAGGAATTTATAAATAGAATTGTAATTATTGAACCAAATCCTTTTAATGATACCGAGGTTCCTATATGCATTGTTTGTTTTGATGGATCAAAAAGGCAGGATTGCGTAATTTTTAAAAACAATTCTAAAATAGATTCACTAGAGAACTTAAAATTATTAAATCCAAAAAATGAATCACTAAATTTAAATGACCTTAGATTTAATGATATAGCCGGAAGTATTGCATTAAGGGGGGTAGATTCAACAAACCCTTCTGATAAAATAAGGTTTTTAGATAAAAATGAATTAGGATTAAGTATATTAAAAATAAAGAACTCTTCAAGAGCCATCACCGTACTCAACAGTAGCAAACTATCAAATCTGGATGAAAATCAAATCAAAAAAATCATTGATTTTTCAAATAAATACCTGAATGATTATAGAGAAAGCACTTGTGATGTCTTATTAACTCCATTTAAGGGAAATAACAAGGAAAATATACGTAGAAGGAGATTAGATTTTAAATTGGCCAAAGCAATTATTGAAAAGGCCTATAAAAATATAATATTAGGAGATAACAATGGAACCAAATTACGACTTAAATCTCAAAATGCAGTTGAAAAATAATTTAGAAAATTTTGACATTAATTCAGAAAGTGAAAGATTAAAAATTGAAAAATTTTGTGAAAAATTTAATTTTAAACTAGACGAAGTTTATGATGAAATTAAGAAAAGTAAATTCTTAAAAGCGTTTTTCATAAAAAATCCAACGAAGCAAAATATATACGAAAAAACTGCTTTTGAATTTATATCTTCAATAGAGGGTGTGCATGATGCTGAAAATCTTCCAAACGGAAGTAAAACAAATTCGGTTTATATTTCTGATCAGGAGGTAAGAAAAGGTAGAGACGTACCTATTTCAATAAGAAAAAAAGCAAAATCAATTGATTTTAAATTTATGTATAAAGATTTAAAGACAGAATTTTATGTTTTCCACAAATATACCGGCGAATCTGGCGGCGCTCAAGATAATCAGAAAAACGACATTATTAATTCTATGAATGCTGCAAAAAGCGCTCACCCATGTGACAAGGATTTTGTGTTATTCTATATTTGTGACGGCGCTTACTATAATAAGGAAAAAATGATTGAATTGGGGAACAATATAACCGGGATA
Coding sequences:
- a CDS encoding DEAD/DEAH box helicase family protein produces the protein MQFSGSSNMTNKGLTSGKINFSFVKNKEAQVLNNHFDYMWDDCDNRYGWINFSELDPTDFMKLDNHQVIKAEVFKPLPYQEEVIDVFKKLNQPENLIVLPTGTGKTYLAAFMYQEIIKKLANQRILFISHRQEIVINAKATFEKILKLTNTTLIKGGLTPNPKELKSNHLFVVDKSLNNLIDQKKLEPNDFGVIYFDEAHHLDGKSETNIMAKIENYFKAQYKIALTATPERMDKFDITTIFGKPIYEMRLNYALKHNAVSPINFLKNNF
- a CDS encoding Eco57I restriction-modification methylase domain-containing protein; amino-acid sequence: MKKNELGQFFTVKSSWITKPVLDFIKENTKKRNIILDPFAGQGDLFESLRGRLKREDLYFLGFDIDKDLKWTINDSLERIPLTQEENTFIVTNPPYLAKNSCKRNGYERTYENYFEKSEWTDLYLIAMQRMVDLKIPGVAIVPETFINSKFSKEFINRIVIIEPNPFNDTEVPICIVCFDGSKRQDCVIFKNNSKIDSLENLKLLNPKNESLNLNDLRFNDIAGSIALRGVDSTNPSDKIRFLDKNELGLSILKIKNSSRAITVLNSSKLSNLDENQIKKIIDFSNKYLNDYRESTCDVLLTPFKGNNKENIRRRRLDFKLAKAIIEKAYKNIILGDNNGTKLRLKSQNAVEK
- a CDS encoding restriction endonuclease PLD domain-containing protein; its protein translation is MIFTDLEHKELIKTFKDLITKSHEMKIISPFITKQAFNLFYEEFESFFANNGKLQILTTTCNKAASSFNIDDLYQINKFNNTHIKVQVINNQSPIHMKVYVFNTKEGIYAIFRF